In one window of Megalops cyprinoides isolate fMegCyp1 chromosome 24, fMegCyp1.pri, whole genome shotgun sequence DNA:
- the LOC118771292 gene encoding myosin-7-like, translating to MGDAAMAEFGAAAPYLRKSDKERLEAQTRPFDMKKECFVPDPEVEYVKASITSRDGDKVTAETEHGKTVTVKEVDVHPQNPPKFDKIEDMAMFTFLHEPAVLFNLKERYAAWMIYTYSGLFCVTVNPYKWLPVYDQSVVTAYRGKKRSEAPPHIFSISDNAYQYMLSDRENQSILITGESGAGKTVNTKRVIQYFASIAAVSGKKDAAAEKKGTLEDQIIQANPALEAFGNAKTIRNDNSSRFGKFIRIHFGVSGKLASADIETYLLEKSRVTYQLKAERDYHIFYQILSQRKPELLEMLLITNNPYDYAYISQGETTVASINDAEELMATDEAFDVLGFTQEEKNGIYKLTGAIMHYGNMKFKQKQREEQAEADGTEDADKVAYLMGLNSADLIKGLCHPRVKVGNEWVTKGQNVQQVYYSIGALAKSVYEKMFLWMVVRINQSLDTKQPRQYFIGVLDIAGFEIFDFNTFEQLCINFTNEKLQQFFNHHMFVLEQEEYKKEGIEWEFIDFGMDLQACIDLIEKPMGIMSILEEECMFPKASDATFKAKLYDNHLGKSNNFQKPRIVKGKPEAHFSLVHYAGTVDYNICNWLVKNKDPLNETVVGLFQKSTLKLLSMLFANYAGADSAHEGKGGKGGGGKKKGSSFQTVSALHRENLNKLMTNLRSTHPHFVRCLIPNETKTPGAMENPLVMHQLRCNGVLEGIRICRKGFPNRILYGDFKQRYRILNPSSIPEGQFIDSKKAAEKLLGSLDIDHNQYKLGHTKVFFKAGLLGQLEEMRDDRLALILTGIQARSRGILARIEFQKIVERRDSLLVIQWNVRAFMGVKNWPWMKLYFKIKPLLKSAETEKEMANMKEEFTKLKEAYAKSEARKKELEEKMVSLLQEKNDLQLQVQTEQDNLSDAEERCEGLIKNKIQLEAKVKELTERLEDEEEMNAELTAKKRKLEDECSELKKDIDDLELTLAKVEKEKHATENKVKNLTEEMAALDEIIAKLTKEKKALQEAHQQTLDDLQSEEDKVNTLTKAKTKLEQQVDDLEGSLEQEKKIRMDLERAKRKLEGDLKLTQENVMDLENDKQQLEEKLKKKDFEISQLNSKIEDEQAMGAQLQKKLKELQARIEELEEELEAERAARAKVEKQRADLARELEEISERLEEAGGATAAQIEMNKKREAEFQKLRRDLEEATLQHEATAATLRKKQADSVADLGEQIDNLQRVKQKLEKEKSELRLELDDVVSNMEQTVKAKANLEKLCRTLEDQMSEYRAKAEEGQRTINDFTMQKAKLQTENGELARLLEEKDSLVSQLTRGKQSYTQQIEDLKRQLEEEVKAKNALAHAVQSARHDSDLLREQYEEEQEAKAELQRSLSKANSEVAQWRTKYETDAIQRTEELEDAKKKLAQRLQDAEEAVEAVNAKCSSLEKTKHRLQNEIEDLMVDVERSNAAAAALDKKQRNFDKVLAEWKQKYEESQSELESSQKEARSQSTELFKLKNSYEESLDHLETMKRENKNLQEEISDLTEQLGEGGKSIHELEKVRKQLEQEKAEIQAALEEAEASLEHEEGKILRAQLEFNQVKADIERKLAEKDEEMEQAKRNQQRVVDTLQSSLEAETRSRNEALRLKKKMEGDLNEMEIQLSQANRQAAEAQKQLKAIHAHLKDAQLQLDDSLRASDDLKENIAIVERRNNLLQAELEELRTMVEQTERGRKLAEQELLDVSERVQLLHSQNTSLLNQKKKLEGDTAQLQTEVEEAVQECRNAEEKAKKAITDAAMMAEELKKEQDTSAHLERMKKNMEQTIKDLQHRLDEAEQIAMKGGKKQVQKLEARVRELESELEAEQRKSSDSVKGIRKYERRIKELTYQTEEDRKNLARLQDLVDKLQLKVKSYKRTAEEAEEQANSNLTKFRKLQHELDEAEERADIAESQVNKLRAKSRDVGSKKGHDEE from the exons ATGGGGGATGCGGCTATGGCGGAGTTCGGGGCTGCGGCCCCGTACCTGCGCAAGTCAGACAAGGAGCGACTGGAGGCCCAGACCCGGCCCTTTGACATGAAGAAGGAGTGCTTCGTGCCTGACCCTGAGGTCGAGTACGTTAAGGCTTCCATCACCAGCCGCGACGGGGACAAAGTCACCGCGGAAACAGAGCATGGGAAG ACCGTTACTGTGAAAGAAGTTGATGTACACCCTCAGAATCCGCCAAAGTTTGATAAAATTGAAGACATGGCGATGTTCACCTTCCTGCACGAGCCCGCTGTGCTGTTTAACCTCAAAGAGCGTTACGCTGCCTGGATGATCTAT acTTATTCAGGGCTCTTCTGCGTCACTGTCAACCCCTACAAGTGGCTGCCAGTGTACGATCAGTCTGTTGTCACTGCTtacagaggaaagaagaggagtGAAGCTCCTCCTCATatcttctccatctctgacaACGCCTATCAGTACATGTTGTCAG acagagaaaaccaGTCCATCCTGATCAC TGGAGAATCTGGTGCTGGGAAGACTGTGAACACCAAAAGAGTCATCCAGTACTTCGCCAGCATTGCAGCTGTGTCAGGGAAGAAAGACGCAGCAGCTGAGAAAAAG GGTACTCTGGAGGATCAAATCATCCAGGCCAACCCTGCTCTGGAGGCCTTTGGTAATGCCAAGACCATCAGGAATGACAATTCCTCAAGATTT GGCAAGTTTATCCGAATTCACTTCGGGGTCAGTGGAAAGCTAGCCTCTGCTGACATCGAAACTT ACCTTCTGGAGAAGTCTCGTGTGACCTACCAGCTCAAGGCTGAGAGAGACTATCACATCTTCTACCAGATCCTGTCTCAAAGAAAGCCAGAGTTGCTGG AAATGCTGCTCATCACCAACAACCCCTATGACTACGCCTATATCTCCCAAGGAGAAACCACCGTAGCCTCTATCAATGATGCTGAAGAGCTGATGGCCACTGAT GAAGCCTTTGATGTGCTGGGCTTCACCCAGGAGGAGAAGAATGGCATTTACAAGCTGACTGGTGCCATCATGCACTATGGCAATATGAAGTTCAAACAGAAGCAGCGTGAGGAGCAGGCAGAAGCTGACGGCACTGAGG ATGCTGACAAGGTTGCTTATCTGATGGGCCTGAACTCTGCTGACCTCATCAAAGGTCTCTGTCACCCAAGGGTCAAAGTAGGAAATGAGTGGGTCACCAAGGGACAAAATGTCCAGCAG GTGTACTACTCTATTGGTGCTCTGGCAAAGTCAGTGTACGAGAAGATGTTCCTCTGGATGGTAGTGAGAATCAACCAATCCCTGGACACCAAGCAGCCTCGCCAGTACTTCATTGGTGTACTGGACATCGCCGGCTTTGAGATCTTTGAT TTCAACACCTTTGAGCAGCTGTGCATCAACTTCACCAACGAGAAACTGCAACAGTTTTTCAACCATCACATGTTTGTGCTGGAACAAGAGGAGTACAAGAAAGAGGGCATTGAATGGGAGTTCATTGACTTTGGCATGGACTTGCAGGCTTGCATTGACCTCATTGAGAAG CCCATGGGCATCATGTCCATCCTTGAAGAGGAGTGTATGTTCCCTAAGGCCAGCGATGCCACCTTCAAAGCCAAGCTGTATGACAACCATCTGGGCAAGTCCAATAATTTCCAGAAGCCCAGGATTGTCAAGGGGAAACCAGAGGCCCATTTCTCCCTGGTTCACTATGCTGGTACTGTGGACTACAACATCTGTAACTGGCTGGTCAAGAACAAGGACCCTCTGAATGAGACCGTTGTCGGGCTGTTCCAGAAGTCCACTCTCAAGTTACTGTCAATGCTGTTTGCAAACTACGCTGGTGCTGACTCAG CTCACGAGGGCAAGGGTGGAAAGGGAGGAGGTGGAAAGAAGAAGGGTTCCTCTTTCCAGACTGTGTCTGCTCTCCACAGG GAGAACCTGAATAAGCTGATGACAAACTTGAGGTCCACTCACCCTCACTTTGTGCGCTGCCTGATCCCCAATGAGACCAAGACTCCTGGGGCCATGGAGAATCCTCTGGTGATGCACCAGCTGCGCTGTAACGGTGTGCTGGAAGGCATCAGGATCTGCAGAAAGGGCTTCCCCAACAGGATCCTCTATGGAGACTTCAAACAGAG aTACCGTATCCTGAATCCTTCTTCTATCCCTGAGGGACAGTTCATCGACAGCAAGAAGGCAGCAGAGAAATTGCTGGGATCTCTGGACATCGACCACAACCAGTATAAATTGGGACACACTAAG gtgttcttcaaagctggTCTGCTGGGTCAGCTGGAGGAGATGAGAGATGATCGTTTGGCTCTCATCCTGACTGGAATTCAGGCCAGATCCCGTGGTATTCTGGCAAGAATTGAGTTCCAGAAGATTGTTGAACGCAG GGATTCTTTGCTTGTGATCCAATGGAATGTGCGTGCCTTCATGGGTGTGAAGAACTGGCCCTGGATGAAGCTGTACTTCAAGATCAAGCCTCTCCTGAAGAGTGCAGAAACTGAGAAGGAGATGGCCAACATGAAGGAGGAGTTTACCAAGCTAAAAGAAGCCTATGCCAAGTCTGAGGCCCGCAAGAAGGAGCTGGAAGAGAAGATGGTCTCTCTTCTCCAAGAGAAGAATGACCTGCAGCTTCAAGTTCAGACT GAGCAAGATAATCTCTCAGACGCAGAGGAACGCTGTGAAGGGTTGATCAAGAACAAGATCCAGCTGGAGGCCAAAGTCAAAGAGCTGACAGAGCGgctggaggatgaggaggagatgAACGCAGAGCTGACTGCTaagaagaggaagctggaggaTGAGTGTTCTGAGCTCAAGAAAGACATTGATGATCTGGAGCTCACTCTGGCCAAAGTAGAGAAGGAGAAGCATGCCACTGAGAACAAG GTGAAGAATCTGACTGAGGAAATGGCAGCTCTGGACGAAATCATTGCCAAGCTGACCAAGGAGAAGAAGGCTCTACAGGAGGCTCACCAGCAAACCCTGGATGATCTTCAGAGTGAGGAAGACAAAGTCAACACTCTGACCAAGGCCAAGACCAAGCTGGAGCAACAAGTGGATGAT CTTGAAGGGTCTTTGGAACAAGAGAAGAAGATTCGAATGGATCTTGAGAGGGCAAAGAGGAAGCTGGAAGGAGACCTTAAGTTGACCCAGGAGAATGTTATGGACCTGGAGAATGACAAGCAGCAGCTCGAAGAGAAGCTGAAGAA GAAAGACTTTGAGATTAGCCAGCTAAACAGCAAAATTGAAGATGAACAGGCAATGGGTGCGCAACTCCAGAAGAaactgaaggagctgcag GCCCGCattgaggagctggaggaggagctggaggctgaGAGAGCTGCCCGTGCTAAGGTGGAGAAACAGAGGGCAGACTTGgccagagagctggaggagatcagtgagaggctggaggaggcagGTGGGGCCACTGCCGCTCAGATCGAGATGAACAAGAAGAGGGAGGCCGAGTTCCAGAAATTACGCAGAGACCTGGAGGAGGCCACACTGCAACACGAGGCCACAGCGGCCACACTGAGAAAGAAACAAGCTGACAGTGTGGCTGACCTCGGGGAGCAGATCGACAACCTGCAGAGAGTGAAGCAGAaactggagaaggagaagagtgaGCTCAGACTGGAGCTGGACGATGTGGTCTCCAACATGGAGCAAACTGTCAAGGCCAAG GCTAATTTAGAAAAGTTGTGCCGAACTCTGGAGGACCAGATGAGTGAATACAGGGCAAAGGCGGAGGAAGGCCAGCGTACCATCAATGACTTTACCATGCAGAAAGCTAAGCTTCAGACTGAAAATG GTGAGCTTGCAAGGCTTCTGGAAGAGAAGGACTCCCTGGTCTCCCAGCTCACCAGAGGAAAGCAATCCTATACCCAGCAAATTGAGGACCTCAAAAGACAACTTGAGGAAGAAGTCAAG GCAAAGAATGCTCTGGCCCATGCAGTGCAGTCTGCCCGCCATGACTCAGACCTGCTGAGGGAGCAGtatgaggaggagcaggaggccaaGGCTGAGCTCCAGCGCAGTCTCTCCAAGGCCAACTCTGAAGTGGCTCAGTGGAGAACCAAATATGAGACTGACGCCATCCAGAGGACTGAGGAACTGGAGGATGCAAA GAAGAAACTGGCTCAGCGTCTGCAGGATGCAGAAGAGGCTGTGGAAGCTGTGAATGCTAAATGCTCCTCCCTGGAGAAGACCAAACACAGGCTGCAGAATGAGATCGAAGACCTCATGGTGGATGTGGAGAGATCCAACGCAGCTGCTGCCGCTCTGGACAAGAAGCAAAGAAACTTTGACAAG GTCCTGGCTGAGTGGAAGCAGAAGTATGAGGAGTCACAGAGTGAACTGGAGAGTTCCCAGAAGGAGGCCAGGTCTCAGAGCACTGAACTCTTCAAGCTGAAGAACTCTTACGAGGAATCTTTAGATCACCTGGAGAcaatgaagagagagaacaagaaccTGCAAG AGGAAATTTCTGATCTCACTGAGCAACTTGGTGAGGGAGGAAAGAGCATCCACGAGCTGGAGAAGGTCCGCAAACAGCTGGAACAGGAAAAAGCAGAGATCCAGGCAGCTCTGGAGGAAGCTGAG GCTTCTCTAGAGCATGAGGAGGGTAAGATCCTGAGAGCCCAGCTGGAGTTTAACCAGGTGAAAGCTGATATTGAGCGCAAGCTTGCTGAGAAGGATGAGGAGATGGAGCAGGCCAAGAGGAACCAACAGAGAGTGGTAGATACTCTGCAGAGCTCTCTGGAGGCAGAGACCCGTAGTAGGAATGAAGCCCTCAGGctgaagaagaagatggagggagaCCTCAATGAGATGGAGATTCAGCTGAGCCAGGCCAACAGGCAGGCTGCTGAGGCCCAGAAGCAGCTGAAGGCCATCCATGCACACCTGAAG GATGCTCAACTGCAGTTGGACGACTCTCTCCGTGCCAGTGACGACCTGAAGGAGAACATTGCCATTGTAGAGAGACGCAACAATctgctgcaggcagagctggaggagctgaggacCATGGTGGAGCAAACAGAAAGAGGCCGCAAGCTGGCtgagcaggagctgctggatgTCAGTGAGAGGGTGCAGCTGCTGCACTCACAG aACACCAGCCTGTTAAACCagaagaagaagctggaggGTGACACAGCCCAGCTTCAGACTGAGGTGGAGGAGGCTGTACAGGAGTGCAGAAACGCTGAGGAAAAGGCCAAGAAGGCCATCACTGATGCTGCCATgatggcagaggagctgaagaaggagcaggaCACTAGTGCTCACCTGGAGCGCATGAAGAAGAACATGGAGCAGACCATCAAGGACCTGCAGCACCGCCTGGATGAAGCTGAACAAATCGCCATGAAGGGGGGCAAGAAGCAGGTGCAGAAGCTGGAGGCCAGG GTGAGGGAACTGGAAAGTGAGCtggaggcagagcagaggaagagcagcGATTCTGTGAAGGGAATCCGTAAATATGAGAGACGCATCAAGGAGCTCACCTACCAG ACTGAGGAGGACCGCAAGAATTTAGCTCGTCTGCAGGACCTGGTGGACaagctgcagctgaaagtgAAGTCCTACAAGAGAACTGCAGAGGAGGCT GAGGAACAGGCCAACAGTAACCTGACCAAGTTCCGCAAGCTGCAGCATGAACTGGACGAGGCGGAGGAGAGAGCCGACATCGCCGAGTCACAGGTCAACAAGCTGCGAGCCAAGAGCCGTGACGTGGGATCTAAG AAAGGCCATGATGAAGAGTAA